A window from Elusimicrobiota bacterium encodes these proteins:
- a CDS encoding peptidoglycan DD-metalloendopeptidase family protein: MARGALILAGLLALGAAPARAQLKAKRAELSRIQVELKQTLRELDELREEEKELGADVKGLESRDAASRKRVEGLQSDIRRAEARRADLRSRLDAAKSVAGFWSAAIASEAARHSAAGAASFEAYGTRELWAEEFRRSAIIEKGRHLRRLQGFRLKTEEAAAETARRARSLDESRRRAQSEREGRRREYEEKKAALEETQVKVAARARRAKELEETAKAMAALIEKLGKPGKYRKTGPKADLALPKHSLPWPVDGRVLRPFGRERDEQLGTWTVRQGVVFASASGAPVGAIAPGSVIFAGPFRSYGKVVIVDHGGGFFSVYGELGEIVKDKGDAVRASEKLASAGEQVYLEIRRGTDALDPADWLEKK, encoded by the coding sequence ATGGCGCGCGGAGCCCTGATCCTCGCCGGGCTGCTCGCGCTGGGCGCGGCCCCGGCCCGCGCCCAGCTCAAGGCCAAGCGCGCCGAGCTCTCCCGCATCCAGGTCGAGCTCAAGCAGACCTTGCGCGAGCTCGACGAGCTGCGCGAGGAGGAGAAGGAGCTCGGAGCCGACGTCAAAGGCCTCGAGAGCCGCGACGCGGCGTCGCGCAAGCGCGTCGAGGGGCTTCAGTCCGACATCCGCCGCGCGGAGGCCCGCCGCGCGGACCTGAGGTCGCGCCTCGACGCGGCGAAGAGCGTCGCCGGCTTCTGGTCGGCGGCGATCGCCTCCGAGGCCGCCCGCCACTCCGCCGCGGGGGCCGCGAGCTTCGAGGCGTACGGCACCCGCGAGCTCTGGGCCGAGGAGTTCCGCCGGTCCGCGATCATCGAGAAGGGACGGCATCTGCGGCGCCTCCAGGGCTTCCGCCTCAAGACCGAGGAGGCCGCCGCGGAGACCGCGCGCCGCGCGCGCTCTCTCGACGAGAGCCGCCGGCGCGCCCAGAGCGAGCGCGAGGGCCGCCGCCGCGAGTACGAGGAGAAGAAGGCCGCCCTCGAGGAGACCCAGGTGAAGGTGGCCGCCCGGGCGCGGCGCGCCAAGGAACTCGAGGAGACGGCGAAGGCCATGGCCGCCCTGATCGAGAAGCTCGGCAAGCCGGGCAAGTACCGCAAGACCGGGCCGAAGGCCGACCTGGCGCTGCCCAAGCACTCGCTGCCCTGGCCGGTCGACGGCCGGGTCCTGCGCCCGTTCGGCCGCGAGCGGGACGAGCAGCTCGGCACCTGGACCGTGAGGCAGGGCGTCGTCTTCGCCTCGGCCTCCGGCGCCCCCGTCGGCGCGATCGCGCCGGGCAGCGTGATCTTCGCCGGGCCTTTCCGCTCGTACGGGAAGGTGGTGATCGTCGACCACGGCGGCGGCTTCTTCAGCGTGTACGGCGAGCTCGGCGAGATCGTGAAGGACAAGGGCGACGCGGTGCGGGCGTCCGAGAAGCTGGCGAGCGCCGGCGAGCAGGTCTATCTCGAGATCCGCCGCGGCACGGACGCGCTCGACCCGGCGGATTGGCTGGAAAAGAAATAA
- a CDS encoding PorV/PorQ family protein yields the protein MRTISLALCVLALLAAFGPATESARAADSNVGTSGANFLKIGQGSARAMALGGAYVALSEGADAMSWNPAGLAVTQQRELGFSYLRYIQDVDSPLYLAYAHPMGRTTWGANLSYISVSGFDIRDSQGVPQPGSEVGVRDGLMSVGLARSFWYEKLFLGSSLRVVHEDIAGAVKDTVVGDVGVILKPNPTLSLGFAMQNFGSGAANVPRITRGGAGVRLGDFVTVGLELSKASDSGARIGLGGEFQLPEEYLDVGQLSFRLGYRNADSLGQSSDETLKTLRLDRASNLSFGFGMYTSQAFGYGVSLDYAFVPYGALGTVDQISVKLKF from the coding sequence GTGAGAACGATCTCCCTCGCCCTGTGCGTCCTCGCCCTGCTCGCGGCGTTCGGTCCGGCCACGGAATCCGCGCGCGCCGCCGATTCGAACGTCGGCACCAGCGGCGCCAACTTCCTGAAGATCGGACAGGGCTCGGCCCGCGCGATGGCCCTGGGCGGAGCGTACGTCGCGCTCTCCGAGGGCGCCGACGCGATGTCCTGGAACCCGGCCGGCCTCGCCGTCACCCAGCAGCGCGAGCTCGGCTTCTCCTACCTGCGCTACATCCAGGACGTGGACTCTCCGCTCTACCTCGCCTACGCGCACCCGATGGGTCGGACGACCTGGGGCGCGAACCTTTCCTACATCAGCGTCAGCGGCTTCGACATCCGCGACTCCCAAGGCGTGCCCCAGCCCGGCAGCGAGGTCGGCGTGCGGGACGGCCTGATGTCGGTGGGCCTCGCCCGCTCCTTCTGGTACGAGAAGCTCTTCCTCGGCAGCTCCCTGCGGGTCGTGCACGAGGACATCGCCGGCGCGGTCAAGGACACGGTCGTCGGCGACGTCGGCGTGATCCTGAAGCCGAACCCGACGCTGTCGCTCGGCTTCGCGATGCAGAACTTCGGCTCGGGCGCGGCCAACGTCCCGCGCATCACCCGCGGCGGCGCCGGCGTGCGCCTCGGCGACTTCGTGACCGTGGGCCTCGAGCTGAGCAAGGCCTCCGACAGCGGCGCGCGCATCGGCCTGGGCGGGGAGTTCCAGCTTCCCGAGGAGTACCTCGACGTCGGCCAGCTGTCGTTCCGCCTCGGCTACCGCAACGCCGATTCCCTCGGCCAGAGCTCGGACGAGACCCTGAAGACCCTGCGCCTGGACCGCGCCAGCAACCTGTCCTTCGGCTTCGGCATGTACACGTCCCAGGCCTTCGGCTACGGCGTGTCCCTGGACTACGCCTTCGTTCCTTATGGTGCGCTCGGCACGGTCGACCAGATCTCAGTCAAGTTGAAATTTTAA
- a CDS encoding S41 family peptidase, producing MDMKRYLTAAVVAAALAARPAYAAGADKTYEQLKLLVDVLGFVQDNYVDEPEAQKLIYGAATGMVRTLDPYSQFMDPEIHREMKTETEGQFGGVGLRLTFKDDWLTVQTPMPGSPAYRLGVLPNDRVVEIDGAPTKDMGMSDALRTLRGAPGTKVKLKLERGPDDDSEGDWKTVTVEITRELVKIESTLAMKLDGGVGYLRIAEFSAKTADDVSDALKKLRKEGATSLVVDLRNDPGGLLSAAVEVASMFLGEGKLVVYTQGRKADSRQDFTAGAKAPYPSLPLVVLINGGSASGSEIVAGAMQDHKRAVVVGERSFGKASVQSLIPLPDGSGLRLTVARYYTPSGRSIHRDEKNKTGGIVPDIVVPVTPEAEAKLYAQWEMIYAKDKKPRSAVKAEELVRDEALDRAVELLKARDVLGALKREG from the coding sequence ATGGATATGAAGCGCTACCTGACGGCGGCGGTCGTGGCCGCCGCGCTCGCCGCCCGCCCCGCCTACGCGGCCGGCGCGGACAAGACCTACGAGCAGCTCAAGCTCCTCGTGGACGTGCTCGGCTTCGTCCAGGACAACTACGTCGACGAGCCGGAGGCCCAGAAGCTGATCTACGGCGCGGCCACCGGCATGGTCCGCACGCTCGACCCCTATTCCCAGTTCATGGATCCCGAGATCCATCGCGAGATGAAGACCGAGACCGAGGGCCAGTTCGGCGGCGTCGGCCTGCGCCTGACGTTCAAGGACGACTGGCTCACCGTGCAGACGCCGATGCCGGGCTCGCCGGCCTACCGGCTGGGGGTCCTGCCCAACGACCGCGTCGTGGAGATCGACGGCGCTCCGACGAAGGACATGGGCATGTCCGACGCCCTGCGCACCCTGCGCGGCGCGCCCGGGACCAAGGTGAAGCTCAAGCTCGAGCGCGGGCCGGACGACGACTCCGAGGGGGACTGGAAGACGGTGACCGTCGAGATCACGCGCGAGCTCGTGAAGATCGAGTCCACGCTCGCGATGAAGCTCGACGGGGGCGTCGGCTACCTGCGCATCGCCGAGTTCAGCGCCAAGACCGCGGACGACGTCTCCGACGCGCTCAAGAAGCTCAGGAAGGAGGGGGCCACGAGCCTCGTCGTCGACCTGCGCAACGATCCGGGCGGCCTGCTGTCCGCCGCCGTCGAGGTCGCCTCGATGTTCCTCGGCGAGGGCAAGCTCGTCGTCTACACCCAGGGGCGAAAGGCCGACAGCCGGCAGGATTTCACCGCCGGGGCGAAGGCCCCGTACCCGTCCTTGCCGCTCGTCGTGCTCATCAACGGCGGCTCGGCGTCCGGCTCGGAGATCGTCGCGGGCGCGATGCAGGACCACAAGCGCGCCGTCGTCGTCGGCGAGCGGAGCTTCGGCAAGGCGAGCGTGCAGTCCCTGATCCCCCTGCCCGACGGCTCGGGGCTGCGCCTGACCGTCGCGCGCTACTACACGCCCTCCGGGCGGTCGATCCACCGCGACGAGAAGAACAAGACCGGCGGGATCGTCCCGGACATCGTCGTTCCCGTCACCCCCGAGGCCGAGGCGAAGCTCTACGCCCAATGGGAGATGATCTACGCCAAGGACAAGAAGCCCCGTTCCGCGGTGAAGGCCGAGGAGCTGGTGCGCGACGAGGCGCTCGACCGCGCCGTCGAGCTGCTGAAGGCCCGCGACGTGCTCGGAGCGCTGAAGCGCGAAGGGTGA
- the tsaD gene encoding tRNA (adenosine(37)-N6)-threonylcarbamoyltransferase complex transferase subunit TsaD, with protein MRILGLETSCDDTSAAVVEDGRLRSNVVSSQTKLHAPYRGVVPELAARAHLDNLMPAVARALEDAGPGKLDAVAYTRGPGLMGPLLIGKVAAQTLARLMNVPAVGVNHLEGHVLAAELEHRLRWPVLALVVSGGHTDLVLAKAPGSYRVLGRTRDDAAGEAYDKVARLFGLGYPGGPEIDKRAAKGDAAAVAFPRPAMPGTWDFSFSGLKTSVLYHLKGRVPKGRELNALCASFQEAVAETLVDKTVAAAKRFKAKDIVLGGGVAANSRLRALMKERGEAAGFAVRLPARVLCTDNAAMIAHAACRRLSSGGSAWTGPCDPSLPLRSWA; from the coding sequence GTGAGGATACTCGGCCTCGAGACCTCCTGCGACGACACCTCGGCCGCCGTGGTCGAGGACGGGCGTCTGCGCTCGAACGTCGTGTCCTCCCAGACGAAGCTCCACGCCCCTTATCGCGGCGTCGTGCCCGAGCTCGCCGCGCGCGCGCATCTCGACAACCTGATGCCCGCGGTCGCCCGGGCGCTCGAGGACGCGGGGCCGGGGAAGCTCGACGCCGTCGCCTACACGCGCGGCCCCGGCCTGATGGGCCCGCTGCTGATCGGCAAGGTCGCGGCGCAGACCTTGGCGCGCCTCATGAACGTCCCGGCCGTGGGCGTCAACCACCTCGAGGGTCACGTGCTCGCCGCCGAGCTCGAGCACAGGCTGCGCTGGCCGGTGCTGGCTCTCGTCGTCTCGGGGGGGCACACCGACCTCGTGCTGGCGAAGGCGCCCGGGAGCTACCGCGTGCTCGGCCGCACGCGGGACGACGCCGCGGGCGAGGCCTACGACAAGGTCGCGCGCCTGTTCGGCCTCGGCTATCCCGGCGGTCCCGAGATCGACAAGCGCGCCGCGAAAGGCGACGCCGCCGCCGTCGCCTTCCCCCGGCCCGCGATGCCCGGCACCTGGGACTTCTCCTTCTCCGGGCTGAAGACCTCGGTGCTCTATCACCTCAAGGGCCGCGTGCCGAAGGGCCGCGAGCTCAACGCCCTGTGCGCGTCCTTCCAGGAGGCCGTGGCGGAGACCCTCGTCGACAAGACCGTCGCGGCCGCGAAGAGGTTCAAGGCGAAGGACATCGTCCTCGGCGGCGGCGTCGCGGCCAACTCGCGGCTGCGCGCGCTGATGAAGGAGCGGGGCGAGGCCGCGGGCTTCGCCGTGCGCCTGCCCGCGCGCGTGCTGTGCACCGACAACGCCGCGATGATCGCCCACGCGGCCTGCCGGCGCCTGTCGTCCGGAGGCTCGGCCTGGACCGGGCCCTGCGATCCGTCCTTGCCGCTGCGCAGCTGGGCATGA
- a CDS encoding type II and III secretion system protein: MNRQLWTAAALVCALAANASAQPEDSLIAVSADIVEISGSVQRDIGFSWTPFAAGIGFAEKTIPGIYRIGDFARQTQLQTQLKMLETEGKAQLLSNPKVVVQAQSQANFVVGGEIPYPSANGNGTVTADFKKFGVILNIVPVINPNKKDTIRAELQLEVSNADFSKPVQVGNTSVPSIITRQIQTAVEIKSGETLVIGGLKSSTKSVAKTRVPFIGSIPILGLLFTTTSVVEEQKSLFLFITMEIVK; this comes from the coding sequence ATGAATCGACAACTGTGGACGGCGGCGGCTCTTGTTTGCGCTCTTGCGGCGAATGCCTCGGCTCAGCCGGAGGACTCGCTGATCGCCGTTTCGGCGGACATCGTCGAGATCTCGGGTTCCGTGCAGCGCGACATCGGTTTCTCGTGGACTCCTTTCGCGGCCGGCATCGGCTTCGCCGAGAAGACGATCCCGGGCATCTACCGTATCGGCGATTTCGCGCGTCAGACCCAGCTCCAGACCCAGCTCAAGATGCTTGAAACCGAAGGCAAGGCCCAGCTCCTCTCGAACCCGAAGGTCGTGGTCCAGGCCCAGTCGCAGGCCAACTTCGTCGTCGGCGGCGAGATCCCGTATCCGTCGGCGAACGGCAACGGCACCGTCACCGCCGACTTCAAGAAGTTCGGCGTGATCCTGAACATCGTCCCGGTCATCAACCCCAATAAGAAGGACACGATCCGCGCCGAGCTGCAGCTCGAGGTGTCCAACGCCGACTTCTCGAAGCCGGTCCAGGTCGGCAACACCTCGGTGCCCTCGATCATCACGCGTCAGATCCAGACGGCCGTCGAGATCAAGAGCGGCGAGACCCTCGTCATCGGCGGCCTGAAGTCCAGCACCAAGAGCGTCGCCAAGACCAGGGTCCCGTTCATCGGCAGCATCCCGATCCTCGGACTGCTCTTCACGACGACGAGCGTCGTCGAGGAGCAGAAGTCGCTCTTCCTCTTCATCACCATGGAGATCGTGAAATGA
- a CDS encoding pilus assembly protein, whose product MKRLRVGRSGQVVVEMLLILPVFLTIIFTIMEIGYVSFQLILLNHATYEVARIGGMTTTSPPGHGCGKLNEIMKTIIQSATVSCGTEKTLTDPQSQQDNFDLIITGNNNIKLVFPISSVILAKPKGTGMRLLQAVVRMPIESPLKK is encoded by the coding sequence GTGAAAAGGCTTCGAGTCGGGCGGTCGGGCCAGGTCGTCGTCGAGATGCTCCTGATCCTGCCGGTGTTCCTGACGATCATTTTCACGATCATGGAGATCGGATACGTCTCGTTCCAGCTGATCCTTTTGAATCACGCGACGTACGAAGTGGCCCGCATCGGCGGCATGACGACGACGTCGCCTCCGGGACACGGCTGCGGCAAGCTCAACGAAATCATGAAAACGATCATCCAGTCGGCGACGGTCTCCTGCGGGACGGAAAAGACCCTGACCGACCCGCAGTCGCAGCAGGACAATTTCGATCTCATCATCACCGGCAACAACAACATCAAGCTCGTTTTTCCGATCAGCAGCGTGATCCTGGCCAAGCCGAAGGGAACGGGCATGCGCCTGCTTCAGGCGGTCGTCAGGATGCCGATCGAGTCGCCGCTCAAGAAATAG
- the cpaB gene encoding Flp pilus assembly protein CpaB, whose translation MEKKGVLVPMLLAMGAAVFYLMVLSSKESALRGAYETAKVLSARVDIPERTVLKEDMVEVLEVPRKFMQQDSFEIKTQGDMKLIVNLVTRSRVPKGNQLTQSSLISLSPESGLSVKIPPGYRGAILPIDQEMKILIKPGDRVDVLVTFDALMNDGRKEKVTATILQNVLVIAVGTNLGQGMNARQFKNLGDKEEKTAAFSEKASVSLALNPNEAQYLALAIKQGDTTVIMRGLGDAEMHPMEMASFRKLFR comes from the coding sequence ATGGAAAAGAAAGGCGTGCTGGTCCCGATGCTCCTCGCGATGGGCGCCGCCGTATTCTATCTGATGGTGCTCAGCAGCAAGGAGAGCGCCCTGCGGGGAGCCTACGAGACCGCCAAGGTCCTGTCCGCCCGCGTCGACATCCCCGAGCGCACGGTCCTCAAGGAGGACATGGTCGAGGTCCTCGAGGTGCCGCGCAAGTTCATGCAGCAGGACTCCTTCGAGATCAAGACCCAGGGCGACATGAAGCTCATCGTCAACCTGGTGACGCGCAGCCGCGTGCCGAAGGGAAACCAGCTGACGCAGTCATCCTTGATCTCGCTGTCCCCCGAATCCGGCCTCAGCGTCAAGATCCCTCCCGGCTATCGCGGCGCGATCCTGCCGATCGACCAGGAGATGAAGATCCTGATCAAGCCCGGCGACCGCGTGGACGTGCTCGTCACATTCGACGCGCTCATGAACGACGGCCGCAAGGAGAAGGTCACGGCCACGATCCTTCAGAACGTGCTCGTGATCGCGGTCGGCACCAACCTCGGGCAGGGCATGAACGCGCGTCAGTTCAAGAATCTCGGCGACAAAGAGGAGAAGACCGCCGCCTTCTCGGAGAAGGCCTCCGTCAGCCTCGCGCTCAACCCGAACGAAGCCCAGTACCTGGCCCTGGCCATCAAGCAGGGCGACACGACGGTGATCATGCGCGGTCTCGGCGACGCCGAGATGCACCCGATGGAGATGGCCAGCTTCCGCAAGCTTTTCCGATAG
- the tadA gene encoding Flp pilus assembly complex ATPase component TadA: MADTPRPDASGAPTSFKEPGRVVVFTGPKEGVGKTTTCLNLALAWAGSQNRKVVIVHMDPMCRNDLSYVLGVNPPTLASMVQLVGENPTGGLGRLLKGRIPISQWGVGLLPLAANRAEFQKLSPNMVVKILGSLAESYDLFLDVDPFFPMQIFSFDLADLIYWVCLPQRSHFEATYSLFNEIKALHFALDKFEIVVNQANLPGALAPKEVDRFFNAIQKRVLAYCPWEDLIPEYANTQKILVVEQLQSDWVKSLRILLGRLMEVKPSVKHWESSMDSEEFGSSADILWKQSAASAAAEGPKTAAKDVTKSAGPVPEFWDELKGKMHKLVVGAMETERIRISDDPNQNEENRAKVSQIIENLLQREQSLALSRAQREQFTGELVDEILGLGPLQALLRDPGINEIMVNAYDKIYIEQKGQLVLLPMRFRNDEQVVQVIKRIVAPVGRRIDESVPLVDARLKDGSRVNAIIAPLAISGPTLTIRRFSAKPFTHTQLIGFGACTPTFIEFLRAAVIVKKNMLIAGGTGTGKTTFLNMLSNFIPDGERIITVEDTAELRLLADHWIRLESRPPNIEGKGEITIRDLIKNCLRMRPDRIVVGECRGGESLDMLQAMNTGHEGSLATLHANTPTESISRLSAMCLMSGIDLPMNVLIDMISSAVHIFIQITRFADGKRRVTYISECVGRDGQRVLTKDIFRFIQTGMDDKGVSFGYFTAMDYVPHCYAEIQLKGLPVPPEAFMSERTKKKKGLPNAIDELLKAGIPVPDDAEAVATGGHGGGGH, encoded by the coding sequence ATGGCTGACACGCCCCGCCCGGACGCGAGCGGCGCCCCGACCTCCTTCAAGGAGCCGGGGCGCGTCGTCGTCTTCACCGGACCCAAGGAAGGCGTGGGCAAGACCACGACCTGCCTCAACCTGGCGCTCGCCTGGGCCGGCAGCCAGAACCGCAAGGTCGTCATCGTGCACATGGACCCCATGTGCCGCAACGACCTGAGCTACGTCCTCGGCGTCAATCCTCCGACCTTGGCCAGCATGGTCCAGCTCGTCGGCGAGAACCCCACCGGCGGCCTGGGCCGCCTGCTGAAGGGCCGCATCCCGATCTCGCAGTGGGGCGTGGGCCTTCTCCCGCTCGCCGCCAACCGCGCCGAGTTCCAGAAGCTCTCCCCGAATATGGTCGTCAAGATCCTCGGCTCGCTGGCCGAGTCCTACGACCTCTTCCTGGACGTGGACCCGTTCTTCCCGATGCAGATCTTCTCGTTCGACCTGGCGGACCTGATCTACTGGGTCTGCCTGCCGCAGCGGTCCCATTTCGAGGCGACCTACTCGCTGTTCAACGAGATCAAGGCCCTGCACTTCGCCCTCGACAAGTTCGAGATCGTCGTCAACCAGGCCAACCTCCCCGGCGCGCTGGCGCCCAAGGAGGTCGACCGCTTCTTCAACGCCATCCAGAAGCGCGTGCTGGCCTACTGCCCGTGGGAAGACCTCATCCCGGAGTACGCCAACACGCAGAAGATCCTCGTCGTGGAGCAGCTCCAGAGCGATTGGGTCAAGTCCCTTCGCATACTTTTAGGGCGTTTGATGGAGGTCAAGCCCTCCGTCAAGCACTGGGAGTCGTCGATGGACTCCGAGGAGTTCGGCTCGTCGGCGGACATCCTCTGGAAGCAGTCGGCCGCCTCCGCCGCGGCCGAAGGCCCGAAGACCGCGGCGAAGGACGTCACGAAATCCGCCGGCCCGGTGCCCGAGTTCTGGGACGAGCTGAAGGGCAAGATGCACAAGCTCGTCGTCGGCGCGATGGAGACGGAGCGCATCCGCATCTCCGACGACCCCAATCAGAACGAGGAGAACCGCGCGAAGGTCTCCCAGATCATCGAGAACCTCCTCCAGCGCGAGCAGAGCCTGGCCCTGTCCCGCGCCCAGCGCGAGCAGTTCACCGGCGAGCTCGTCGACGAGATCCTCGGCCTCGGCCCCCTGCAGGCGCTGCTGCGCGACCCGGGCATCAACGAGATCATGGTCAACGCGTACGACAAGATCTACATCGAGCAGAAGGGCCAGCTCGTGCTGCTGCCGATGCGCTTCCGCAACGACGAGCAGGTCGTCCAGGTCATCAAGCGCATCGTGGCGCCCGTCGGCCGCCGCATCGACGAGTCCGTGCCCCTCGTCGACGCGCGCCTCAAGGACGGCTCGCGCGTCAACGCCATCATAGCGCCCCTGGCCATCTCCGGCCCGACGCTCACGATCCGCCGCTTCTCGGCGAAGCCCTTCACCCATACCCAGCTGATCGGCTTCGGCGCCTGCACCCCCACCTTCATCGAGTTCCTGCGCGCCGCGGTCATCGTCAAGAAGAACATGCTGATCGCTGGCGGCACCGGCACCGGGAAGACCACCTTCCTCAACATGCTCTCGAACTTCATCCCCGATGGAGAACGGATCATCACGGTGGAAGACACGGCCGAGCTGCGCCTGCTCGCCGACCACTGGATCCGCCTCGAGTCGCGCCCGCCGAACATCGAGGGCAAGGGCGAGATCACGATCCGCGACCTGATCAAGAACTGCCTGCGCATGCGCCCCGACCGCATCGTCGTCGGCGAGTGCCGCGGCGGCGAGTCGCTGGACATGCTGCAGGCGATGAACACGGGCCATGAAGGCTCGCTGGCCACCCTCCACGCCAACACGCCGACCGAGTCGATCAGCCGCCTGTCCGCGATGTGCCTGATGTCGGGCATCGACCTGCCGATGAACGTGCTCATCGACATGATCTCGAGCGCCGTGCACATCTTCATCCAGATCACGCGCTTCGCCGACGGGAAGCGCCGGGTCACCTACATCTCGGAGTGCGTGGGCCGCGACGGGCAGCGCGTCCTCACCAAGGACATCTTCCGCTTCATCCAGACCGGCATGGACGACAAGGGCGTCAGCTTCGGCTACTTCACGGCGATGGACTACGTCCCGCACTGCTACGCCGAGATCCAGCTGAAGGGGCTTCCGGTCCCGCCGGAAGCCTTCATGAGCGAGCGGACCAAGAAGAAGAAGGGCCTGCCCAACGCCATCGACGAGCTGCTGAAAGCGGGCATCCCGGTGCCGGACGACGCCGAGGCCGTGGCGACCGGCGGCCACGGCGGAGGGGGACATTAG
- a CDS encoding DUF2723 domain-containing protein produces the protein MSALVFLAAFGFYLAGASPSIAPRDSADMAAAALTLGVAHPPGYPLYSVLGHLWQTVFPWGNPAYGLAVLSCLAAAGAVFFLFLSVRRRHGVWSGLTAASVLCFSAPLWKFALIQEKYSLHASIVAVLLFLSEGEKEDFWRRARLSGFIAGLGLVNHQSLLFFLPGFLLLWRSEARRWGSSLSAVLAAAVPWAFAGLSLYAFLWVRLGSLGAALSVALRSQYGAGTLSAQLARPLTPDGAVRLFGWSLKAWALAVSIPAAAAAAYGAAASWREDRDRAAGLLLAAVLSGPLFVVLASFDISNWVARSVLEPAFLVPALAAGAFAGAAASRLGRFAPAGLALAAAALLLRSPVPERRDDFLAYDYVRNLRRAVPPGASLLVSGDTALFGLRWLEATSPRERALGLAGAGLTDPRSWLSMFSTHGDAFVAGLAPGVLPSAALTPEGLVQRAAGKSAAPAPVVLRRSASWRRDESYARDAKLSYAFAAWSAARLLEARGTIPPETLDLTAVSLDPEDYRLE, from the coding sequence ATGAGCGCTCTCGTCTTCCTCGCCGCGTTCGGCTTCTACCTCGCCGGCGCGTCGCCTTCGATCGCCCCGCGCGACTCGGCCGACATGGCCGCGGCCGCGCTGACCTTGGGCGTCGCCCACCCGCCGGGATACCCTCTCTATTCCGTTCTGGGCCATCTGTGGCAGACGGTCTTCCCGTGGGGCAATCCCGCTTACGGCCTCGCCGTCCTGTCCTGCCTCGCCGCCGCCGGCGCGGTCTTCTTCCTCTTCCTGAGCGTCCGCCGCCGTCACGGCGTTTGGTCCGGCTTGACCGCGGCGAGCGTCCTCTGCTTCTCCGCCCCGCTGTGGAAGTTCGCGCTGATCCAGGAAAAATATTCTTTGCATGCAAGTATCGTTGCCGTTCTGTTATTTCTGTCCGAAGGTGAAAAGGAGGATTTTTGGCGTAGGGCGCGTTTGTCCGGCTTCATCGCCGGTCTCGGTCTAGTCAATCATCAAAGCCTCTTGTTCTTCTTGCCCGGCTTCCTTCTCCTATGGCGTTCCGAGGCTCGCCGTTGGGGCTCGTCCCTGAGCGCCGTTCTCGCCGCCGCCGTCCCGTGGGCCTTCGCCGGCCTTTCGCTCTACGCTTTTCTGTGGGTCCGCCTCGGCTCCCTCGGCGCCGCCCTCTCCGTCGCGCTCCGTTCCCAATACGGCGCCGGCACCTTGTCGGCCCAGCTCGCCCGCCCGCTCACGCCCGACGGCGCCGTCCGGCTTTTCGGCTGGTCCTTGAAGGCCTGGGCGCTCGCCGTGTCGATCCCGGCCGCCGCCGCGGCCGCGTACGGCGCGGCGGCCTCGTGGCGCGAGGACCGGGACCGCGCGGCCGGGCTCCTGCTGGCGGCCGTTCTGAGCGGTCCGCTCTTCGTCGTCCTCGCGAGCTTCGACATCTCGAACTGGGTCGCGAGATCGGTGCTCGAGCCGGCTTTCCTGGTCCCGGCCCTCGCCGCCGGCGCCTTCGCGGGCGCCGCCGCGTCCCGCCTCGGCCGCTTCGCGCCCGCGGGCCTCGCGCTCGCGGCCGCCGCGCTCCTGCTCCGCTCGCCGGTCCCCGAGCGCCGCGACGATTTCCTGGCGTACGACTACGTCCGAAACCTTCGCCGCGCCGTTCCGCCCGGCGCCAGCCTTCTCGTCTCGGGCGACACCGCTTTGTTCGGCCTGCGCTGGCTCGAGGCGACCTCGCCTCGGGAGCGGGCTCTCGGCCTGGCCGGCGCCGGCCTGACCGACCCGAGGTCCTGGCTCTCGATGTTCTCGACCCATGGCGACGCGTTCGTCGCCGGCCTCGCTCCGGGCGTGCTTCCTTCCGCGGCGCTGACGCCCGAGGGGCTCGTTCAGCGCGCCGCCGGAAAATCCGCGGCACCAGCCCCCGTCGTCCTGCGCCGCTCCGCGTCGTGGCGCCGCGACGAGAGCTACGCGCGCGACGCCAAGCTCTCCTACGCTTTCGCCGCCTGGTCGGCCGCGCGCCTGCTGGAGGCCCGGGGGACGATCCCGCCCGAGACCTTGGACCTGACCGCGGTCTCCCTGGATCCCGAGGATTACCGGCTCGAGTAA